One Prosthecobacter dejongeii DNA window includes the following coding sequences:
- a CDS encoding terminase large subunit domain-containing protein: MPEPIIKFTPPQEEVFWSTHRMLWMLWRRQLGKSFLFGGKALDRCMERADHMACFVSGSILMGGELIEKEAILWRKLIDAQRIAARAAGLHLTSIADDDKGNTLDVDAIADLFQHAKLECTIWHSQTSYSRTRVLSPNPATARGFSGDVLGDEVCFWPDFKATMDAIEPIISRRPDWIMWLASSPPADDTHPTFEILQPQRDAWPANARGNWYQTNTEDGTEGFPVHRCDANDGILANVPLYSLKTAGKKLTIEEAMSEAIDKESFRRNYLLQFIAGGSAALGLQDLIAAQQRGRNQGLAVEITDTLFV, from the coding sequence ATGCCTGAGCCCATCATCAAATTCACGCCGCCTCAAGAGGAGGTGTTTTGGAGCACGCACCGCATGCTGTGGATGCTCTGGCGTCGCCAGCTCGGCAAGTCCTTCCTTTTTGGCGGCAAGGCGCTCGACCGCTGCATGGAGCGTGCCGACCACATGGCCTGCTTTGTATCGGGCTCCATCCTCATGGGTGGGGAGCTGATCGAAAAGGAGGCTATCCTTTGGCGCAAGCTCATTGACGCGCAGCGCATCGCCGCCCGCGCCGCTGGCCTGCACCTCACAAGCATTGCCGATGATGACAAGGGCAATACCCTGGATGTGGATGCCATCGCGGATCTCTTCCAACACGCCAAGTTGGAATGCACCATCTGGCACAGTCAGACCAGTTACAGCCGCACCCGTGTGCTCAGCCCCAACCCGGCCACGGCCCGTGGTTTCTCTGGCGATGTGCTGGGGGATGAGGTGTGCTTTTGGCCGGACTTCAAAGCCACGATGGACGCCATTGAGCCCATCATCTCCCGCCGTCCTGATTGGATCATGTGGCTGGCCTCTTCGCCACCTGCCGATGACACCCACCCCACGTTTGAGATCCTACAACCTCAGCGGGATGCCTGGCCAGCGAATGCCCGTGGCAACTGGTACCAGACTAACACTGAGGATGGCACCGAGGGCTTCCCCGTGCATCGCTGCGACGCCAATGACGGCATCCTCGCTAATGTCCCGCTTTACTCGCTGAAGACGGCGGGCAAAAAGCTGACCATCGAAGAGGCGATGAGCGAGGCCATTGATAAAGAGAGCTTTCGCCGAAACTACCTCCTGCAATTCATCGCGGGCGGCTCTGCGGCCCTGGGGCTGCAAGACCTCATCGCCGCGCAGCAACGGGGCCGCAATCAAGGCCTGGCCGTTGAGATCACAGATACCCTTTTTGTATGA
- a CDS encoding tape measure protein — MPDLSYTLGLDSSGFAGTVSSAIGVLGSLDLAINLVNRAARVMASSFEKAASMESVETAIGTILKDANLTKDVMSELKRIGAETPFEMSDLAPAARALLGAGTAAKDLGKQIKMLGDVASGADTDLGGLVSIFNQIRGKGTLATEEFLQLAERGVAGLREEIAKFKGINVNEVGDALTKGAVSAKDFENILGRMTGNGGAYFASMSRQSETFAGKLSTLSDAWSSLQVAFAAPINEALKPIMDDLTSLGGIIEPVFAAVGGQVAEVISSFREFILQINEGAGGVDALTSSFGDLLGTVDELIKIPFGAIADGMPELGMALLTALLPALQMLDAKLGAIVLHFASDMANGMADVLRAMGDETWMDFGAFTAAADTLSGTASNLEKGAGREELRADSVQLKSGFDPAKALLNEGMRDILDGLVSRGRAFNQGMTGGAEALPDVSVSEDLFTRLANAAAPGIAQPFADAGMQSSSPQDVQQSLVRLDAILNELQRLNTF, encoded by the coding sequence GTGCCTGATCTCTCTTACACCCTTGGCCTCGACAGCTCCGGCTTTGCCGGGACGGTGAGCAGTGCCATCGGCGTCCTGGGCAGTCTGGATCTGGCCATTAACCTGGTCAATCGGGCGGCCCGTGTGATGGCCAGCTCCTTTGAAAAGGCGGCGTCCATGGAGTCGGTAGAGACCGCCATCGGCACCATCCTGAAGGATGCCAATCTAACCAAAGATGTGATGTCGGAGTTGAAGCGCATCGGCGCTGAGACTCCCTTTGAGATGTCCGACCTGGCCCCCGCTGCCCGTGCTCTTTTGGGGGCTGGCACGGCGGCGAAGGATCTGGGCAAACAGATCAAGATGCTGGGCGATGTCGCCAGTGGTGCGGACACGGATCTCGGCGGCCTGGTCAGCATCTTCAATCAGATTCGCGGCAAAGGCACGTTGGCGACTGAGGAGTTTCTCCAGCTCGCTGAACGCGGTGTTGCTGGGCTGCGCGAAGAGATCGCCAAGTTCAAAGGCATCAATGTCAATGAGGTGGGCGATGCCCTGACTAAAGGCGCGGTGTCGGCCAAAGACTTCGAGAACATCCTGGGCCGCATGACAGGCAATGGGGGTGCGTACTTCGCCAGCATGTCCCGTCAGAGCGAGACCTTTGCGGGTAAGCTCAGCACCCTGAGCGATGCCTGGTCATCTCTCCAGGTCGCCTTTGCCGCACCGATCAACGAGGCTCTCAAGCCCATCATGGATGACCTCACCAGCCTGGGCGGCATCATTGAGCCCGTCTTTGCGGCAGTTGGCGGGCAAGTGGCCGAGGTCATTTCTTCTTTCCGCGAGTTCATCTTGCAAATCAATGAGGGGGCAGGCGGGGTGGATGCCCTCACTAGCAGCTTTGGCGACTTGTTGGGGACTGTGGATGAGTTGATTAAAATCCCGTTTGGGGCCATTGCGGATGGTATGCCAGAGTTGGGAATGGCATTGCTTACGGCCCTCCTCCCCGCCTTGCAGATGCTCGATGCGAAGCTCGGGGCTATCGTGCTGCACTTCGCTAGTGACATGGCCAATGGCATGGCGGATGTGCTCCGAGCAATGGGCGACGAAACCTGGATGGATTTTGGAGCATTCACGGCGGCCGCTGATACCTTAAGCGGCACGGCTTCAAATCTTGAAAAGGGAGCTGGCCGGGAAGAGCTCCGTGCCGATTCGGTGCAGTTAAAGAGCGGTTTTGATCCCGCCAAGGCATTGCTCAATGAGGGCATGAGGGACATATTGGATGGCCTCGTCAGTCGCGGGCGCGCATTCAACCAAGGCATGACGGGCGGCGCGGAAGCCCTGCCCGATGTGTCCGTCTCTGAAGATCTCTTCACTCGCCTAGCCAATGCCGCTGCGCCTGGCATCGCCCAACCCTTTGCAGACGCAGGCATGCAGAGCAGTAGCCCTCAGGACGTGCAGCAATCGCTGGTGCGCCTGGATGCCATCCTTAACGAGCTGCAACGCCTCAACACTTTCTGA
- a CDS encoding M15 family metallopeptidase: MKTNLNLTFDVTPFLTWFFGLIGRKAVTEAAAPVGFSKRTLENLSGLNDRAQVKLEGFVAAAQKAMAKRGVMVEVISGLRSWPQQAALYAQGRTKPGKVVTNARPGSSWHNYGLAIDLGLFKGGIYLDEKNPKLARQLYAELGQLAASMNVEWAGTWKSFPEGPHFQTPFGLTLAAARAQMQRNGLNVQRLTFPN; this comes from the coding sequence ATGAAAACCAACCTCAATCTTACCTTCGACGTGACACCCTTTTTAACTTGGTTCTTTGGGCTGATTGGACGCAAGGCTGTCACTGAAGCTGCCGCGCCAGTCGGTTTTTCCAAACGTACTCTCGAAAACCTTTCCGGCCTTAATGACCGTGCCCAGGTGAAGCTGGAAGGCTTTGTTGCAGCAGCTCAGAAGGCTATGGCCAAGAGAGGTGTGATGGTGGAGGTCATCTCAGGTCTGCGCTCCTGGCCACAGCAAGCCGCGCTGTATGCCCAGGGTCGTACCAAGCCGGGTAAGGTCGTGACCAATGCGCGACCCGGTTCCTCCTGGCACAATTATGGGTTGGCCATTGATCTGGGGCTGTTTAAGGGCGGGATATATCTGGATGAGAAGAATCCAAAACTGGCTCGGCAACTCTATGCTGAGCTGGGTCAGCTTGCAGCCTCCATGAATGTGGAGTGGGCAGGCACCTGGAAAAGCTTCCCTGAAGGTCCGCACTTTCAGACCCCTTTCGGTCTTACGTTGGCTGCCGCACGCGCCCAGATGCAGCGTAACGGCCTCAACGTCCAGCGACTGACCTTTCCCAACTGA